The Festucalex cinctus isolate MCC-2025b chromosome 16, RoL_Fcin_1.0, whole genome shotgun sequence sequence tcatttttttttttttaaaacaaaaacaaaacatgaaaattatatttctcaGCCTGTGAGAATAAGTGCTATTTAGTTAACAATATGAAATGTTTATTATCTCCTAGGAACAGAAGTCATCACATATACAGGAAGTGGAATATTGAGCCAGTTCTAATCAGTAAGTAACCCTTTCACAATTTCCTGTTTTCATCCGTCTCTCCAATCTGCACGCTGATGCAAATTTCTAATTAAGAAGCCCGAATGCTGCAGAGGTGCCGTTGCCACGGAAACCCAATCAAAGCAAATCGACCCCGTGAGCAAACAATAAGACGCCGTGAGCAGCGACACGATGACGACGTTATTTATTGCAATCGTCAAAAAGTTGAGCAAATTGAGCAGACTGTAACGTGACTGTACGTTTCTGTGTCATGCAAGCCAGCGTTTGGACACAATGAGGGTTAATTGTCCTCCATCAACCGCGGGGCGACCAAACAAAACGGAATCACGGGTTAATCGAATGCCGTTTCACATCACGCACACATGAGCGACCTCGGcattacacacacgcacacacacacacacacacacacacgcgcactcaATACAAAAGAATGTGGTGCGCGGTGGATTTGTTATGTTCCAAATGTTATATACAGATTATGAACACTTGTAAATTGTTTCAGCACTTCTTAAATGTACAAGTATGTTAGAAGCATTACATGTTTATAATACAAAGTAAATATACAATAGAATGGTGTGCATGCAGTATAGTGAAATCCCATTTAAAAGTTCATTTTTTAgacaaactgtaaaaaaaaaaaaaaagatccaaataCATTCATGACTCATGGAGTCATTtttgaaggtcatggagactgTTTTCCTTTGAGAAGGTTTTCTTGGGGACCCATCCTCTATTATTCACAGCAAAACTCCGACCATATAGAAAAGTCAtgattagaccaggggtgtccaaactttttcatttgagggccacatacagaaaatcagaaggacgtaagggccacataatgttatgaagagaaattgtgttttgtcctcaaaaaatgtacaaataatttatttgtgcttttgcatatttagaaaaatgctacactatatagacaaatttatttgtaatatggcattactgttagtttttgttttttaaaaagcattttcgtttttattttatttcggtaacaatattgtttttgaatttttgttttttcattagttttagttaactaaaataatctttaatGACACCAgttttttgataccctcccaTCTTACTTTGAAcacctccaaacatttttgtttggtttattttatttgaactgagtcaaatgccattttgagcatatgtcgcgggccactgaaaaatggacggcgggccgcaaatggcccccgggccgtagtttggacaccactggattAGACGCAATCTTGGTACCAAGGAACTATGTAGAAATGAACTGAAGAGCTTCATCTAAACAAAAGTAGGGCTTTGCCTCTGTGGACTACAACATTGCAGAAAACAGGGGAACGCTTCATACATTTTCTCAAAGTCCAAAAAGTGAAATGTTGAGATCAGTACCAAGTTTCAAAGGCAGATCTTTCATATTTATGTAATTTGGGCTATGCTAatggtgttaaaaaacaaacaaaaaacaaataggtCCCTGAATACCTGTTTCAACTGTAAACACAGCAGACGATGTCATGAGTCCTTTAAACGGCGCTGACTTCCCCcgtcgccatcttgtggtctCCTCCCCTCAGCGCCCTCGCTCGGGCAGCCCCGCGCACGACGAGGCCGCACAAGCTCAGCCGGGCATTGTGAGGCCGAGCCTGGCGCAGCTCGCTGGACGGCGTCGTGATGTTGTCGGGAGTCTGATTGGCCCATTTGAGATGACGTCGGAAGAAAAGaccagaaaatgtgttttcttaTTTTGGTTCTGGAAGTATGGAGCTTCACACCAGTTAAATAGtcaatggactgctttttatatagtgctttaacTAAACCATATGTTGCACAAAAGTGCTTTACAATTtcagcctcacattcacccattcatacACCGGTGATCGGCTGTTGCCATGCAAGGCGCTtccaggtccactgggagcaaatcggggttcagtgtcttgctcaaggacacttcgataTGGTCACCAGGGatgaggatcaaacccacaacctcacggatgggagacaaccactctaccactgagccatgccaccccagttaactctttgaccacccaaaacgtttaataacgattagtaaaatcacgattgtatgccgccatttaaaaaaaaaattttttaatcaatggccaGTTCACTGTCTAAATGCAGCACGcgttgcctggtcaatgagttgtggaatcaaaaacacgatatctatggccaacagatggcagcattatatcttttctcaatgggctgccggtgtatgaaattacaatgaaacatgatgaaatctgttgaaatgttttcaaggatgacgtaaatgatcaaagcttttgtcatattaaagttttgataacatgtggcagtaaaagagttaagggcACTGGTAGTTGACTAGCCTAGTCATAAAAACGGATTCAAAAAGTGCTcgatttaaaatatatttctttattaattagtcttaaatcatgtgctaaaaacagAAATGTCGCTCAGCATTTTCAAATCTATTCACTCAACAACTCGTTTTCAAAAACGATCGTACGCATCCCACTTGTGGTACACagtctccctctagtggtagatgggcaaaaaaaaataaaaaatattgcggTTAATGTTGAAACTGCATAattatgggaatgctgaagcattcccatatgttattgtgatttttattctccatacttctttgccgcgtaacaactcccacataatacttccaatttacaatgttcaaatttcaactaacttcaaaaattcacgcctcctggCTACGTCTGATTCcacggtattttctaaatttaacgtttaatatcaacttttccctattcattttcaacgggacagacattgaactctttctaagtatcactttccagtttccacgcccacttgcgTACATATAACTcaccatcattaccaggtgtctgatactgcttggtggcacagttagTAAAGTGCATTGACCAGTAATCAAgaggtcataatttatctcaatttacttcataagcattccacatgcattcaaatcttagcattcagctattagcattcagcattcccacgcaatttctcaagAAATTGCCCTTAAATGTCATTGCTCTGTATTTGTGcatgtgcaatgacaataaagagcaattccaacctattttttttagtccagtacagtaaatttgtttatttgtattgaaCACATAATACAGttagcatttctttttttaggtCTGACTTGAAAATGCTGAGCGAGCACTCACCCTGCACAAGGCGACGAAGATGAACGCCGGGATGCAGATGAGTGGCATGAGGATGAGCAGCGAGCCCACGACCAAGGACCACCTGCCCAGCTGGTAGTCGTACACCATCAGCAAGTGCGTTTTGACCAGGTCGTACAGCATGGTGACCTGTCGCCGTAAACGGCAAGTCAGTCGCGACGCGACGCTGACAACAGGAAGTGAGACGGGCTTACCACGCAGAGCAGCGGCGTGACGAACAACCAGCAGTACTTGAGCGCGGGGAACGGCCGGTACCCAATCATGTCCTCGATGTTGTCCAGGAAACGATCGGCACCTGCGAGTGCAAATTTCATAACATTCGCTCTGTATTTATTATAAACGGAGTCACCTACCATACACCCAGCCGATGACGACACTCTCAAAGCAGGCGATGACGAGCAGGCTGGTCCCGCTCGGCCCGAAGCGGTCAATCAGTTGGAAGAGCATGATtcctccctttaaaaaaaaatgtttttaagaaGATATTTTCGATTGTTTTATAGAAATATGAAATAGGTAAATAGATAcctgtatttcattaacaaaatagttttttgaattttagttttaattatttcgttagttttcgttaactaaaatgtgtttttcgacaccctcccttcttactttgaccatctccaaacattttgtttttgttaatttaacttaactgcgtcaaatgccatttttagcatatgtcgcgggccactgaaaaatggacggcgggccgcaaatggcccccgggccgcagtttggacacccctgagatAGACAcccaagtacactgtgttccaactatgccttgcatttgcatttttagggctGGAACACCcctgtaactaggggcgtggaaaatcaaataaatagagagggtgaggagaggaatcttcagagagtgcaggagtgaattgtatcagtcagttcctctcctctctccttgcaagccctgaactgagtgtcttctctcctttttatatcgtatttaatagatgtcaaacccagacaactgtaaataaatgtatttatgtatatctACCATTTATAAGAGTTCGCTTTTCATTCTTTTCCCACCAATTGGCTGCCCCTACGTTCCCCATTTTCCATGGTACCTCCGTGACGAGGGGCAGGCCCAGCAGGAAGCAGACCAGCGCGATCACCAGAACCAGAATCTCCCGAGCGCAGGGCCTCCTCAGATGCCTCGGGAACAGGTCGCTGATGGCCGTCGCTAAGCTCTCCACGCACACAAACTGCAaaggaaaacagctgagcttttTGGTTCGTTTTCAAAAGGAGGTTGAGTGTGTGTGATGCATTGACGTGCCTGTGTGTCCAGACCCAGGAGGAGCATCATGAGGAAGAACAAAACGGTCCAAAAATTGGCGCCGGGTAGCATTGAGAGCGCTTTGGGGTAGGCGATAAAGGCCAAACCTGGACCTGGAGGATGCACGAGGTAAGACATGAAATTCCAGTGGCAGGGATGaacaatattacaatattttattACTGTACTTAGGTCATATTTATTTTTCGGATGGGACATTAAATTGTCGGCAGtacatttgatcttttttttttttttttttttttttttacttaattaaaaGATTCTAGGAGTGTgagtcaattaaaaaatgtaatcataattaatcgcatgacttcaatagttaactcatgattaattgcaagttttatatctgttctaaatgtacaataaaatgtacaataaaatatttattttcttaattttcATACATATTTTCAAAGTGGACAAAAGTgttatggctgcatcttttatttttcataataattcatcaaattgactcatgattaatcacaaattttatatctgttctaaatgtacaataaaatattttttctaagttgtcatactcttaacataaaaggtaacataaaagtggaaaaaatgtaaaatagaaatatggctgcatcttttagttatttaaacagtaatttcataattcataaaattttgttaaaattaaaagatgtcttgtactgtaaaaaaaaaagtgtgatattgatttttgttgaggtcatttttctgccactagatggcataattgcatttgtaagacattggtgacagttcAGTGCATTTTCCTTTCAAATTAAGAGCTAtcaaatttttaacatgaagtaaattGTGAaactctgcacatttttaaaattgtaaaatactacttgaccccagtctccacaaatatatgcattattattaaaaaaaaattattgcaaaattttgacgttgacgtgtctgctgtgttgcaactggaattcccccagtacagactGTCATCAATCGCGCCTTAAAAAAATTTGTGAcgttaaaagaactttaaattgactcaaaattaacacactaattttgacatcccTACAAGATCCGATAATTGTACCGATTGTGTTGCATTATTACACATCAAAATGTAGATGGGGGGTTGGGGGTCACCATCCTCACACTGGGTGTGGCTTTAAAAGGTGAGGTCTGgcttggtgagtgacgtgggtgtcaaCGAATGAGAGTGTCGAGTTTGCTGTTGTGAGCTCATATTAACTGGTTAACTGTTAGCGTATTAAATGCCTGGTTGTCACTTTCCAGGCAaacattttacctttttttttttttttatcgtcaaATTCTTCAAGTTATTCGATGAATCGTTTCAGCCCTTTGCCACCTCTGTTGAATGCAGAACATGAATGAGGACGCCGAAACGGACCCACCGCTTTGAACGACGTCCTCCACCGCCATGTCCAAGTTGAATGCCATAAAACCCAACGTGGAGAACACCACGAAGCCGGCAAAGATGCTGGTGGCGCTGTTCAGAAGGCACAACGCCATGCAGTCCCTGTTGCGGGCACGCACAGGTGAGGTCAGAAATCTCTCAACGTGAGTGCTAGCGCTGACACTGGTGGTTCATTTGTACCTGTAGCAATTGTTGTTGTACTTGTTGTAGCTGCCTAGAGAGGTCAGGACTCCTTGGCAGACTGCATAGGAGAAGAACACCTGAGTCCCCGCGTCCAGCCAAACCTAGACAGGGTGAccttataataaataatatagtgcACCCCCCAGCCTGCGAATAGCAAAAGTCTGCACATAATTGACGTgcactatataaaaaaagagcTAACTCTCCAACCTGcaatatattttgacattttccttcatTTTCAAGTAAAAGTTGTCTAAAGTCTGTGTGTACTGACATGTGGACAAGCGCCTGATTCCTGGCGTCTCCAGTCGGGTGCTTCCCCCCCCCTGACAACACATGGTTGCCATTAGCGACGGGCACCAATAAAAACGGATGCAATTTACACACTGACACATGGCCTCTTCGCTAGCACAGATGAAGCCATTATGTCCTGgg is a genomic window containing:
- the LOC144003959 gene encoding sodium- and chloride-dependent betaine transporter-like translates to MTEGTTGGSPTRQSDPNKADADQGGPARGKWANKWEFLLSMTGEIVGLGNVWRFPYLCYKNGGGVFLIPYFLFLAFGGIPVFFLETVLGQYTSQSTITAWRMICPMFQGVGMASLVIVIYLNIYYIVVLAWVLFYLFNSFQSTLPWSTCENWWNSDNCHGRMGPYENPHLFQPDANWSFLHNISTYDYFENITGISLNESFLMVKSAEEEFWTNRVLRMSESMSLGKVHWDLALCLLLAWVICYFCIWKGIKSTGKVVYFTATFPYLMLIILFIRGVSLPGAGEGLKFYLLPDFSRLGNADVWLDAGTQVFFSYAVCQGVLTSLGSYNKYNNNCYRDCMALCLLNSATSIFAGFVVFSTLGFMAFNLDMAVEDVVQSGPGLAFIAYPKALSMLPGANFWTVLFFLMMLLLGLDTQFVCVESLATAISDLFPRHLRRPCAREILVLVIALVCFLLGLPLVTEGGIMLFQLIDRFGPSGTSLLVIACFESVVIGWVYGADRFLDNIEDMIGYRPFPALKYCWLFVTPLLCVVTMLYDLVKTHLLMVYDYQLGRWSLVVGSLLILMPLICIPAFIFVALCRTPDNITTPSSELRQARPHNARLSLCGLVVRGAARARALRGGDHKMATGEVSAV